The Lewinellaceae bacterium nucleotide sequence TCCTCGATGACATCAATAGGAGAAAAAGGTGCTTTATACTCAAAAGGCCAGGTACGTTTTTTGGGTAATCCACCTACGTATATCCTGACCTTCTCTGTTTTGTCCATCATTTCAGTAACATGCCCGATCAACACATTGCTCATGCCCGGTGCCACCCCCATATCGCAGATGGCCGTCACCCCGTTTTGTCGGGCCAGTTCATCCAGTAACATGACATCTTCGGGAGAAAATGCGATTTCCACTACGTCTTTCCCGGCTTCAATAATGGTTCGCAAAGTCTCAAATCCCATAAATCCGGGAACGGCGTTCACCACCAGGTCAAAATCTTTTAGCAGGGCAGACAATTCGTTTTTGTTTGAAAGATCCTGCTGAATGGTTTTGATACCATGTTCCTTCCCTATTTTATTGAGATTTTCCGCACTGATATCTGCCACGGTAACGTCAAAATCAGGAGCCAGGTCTATGGCCATCGGTTTACCAACGAGGCCGCAGCCGAGTACAATTATCTTCATAAGTTTGTTATTCTTTTTATTCTTTCACGAAAATAACAAAACTTTACCCTTTCCATTAAGTTGGCTGCCTTTTAAAGTTTAAAAGAAAGGAAATCAGGCTTTTGAAATTTCAAACCTTTCTCCTGCGCCATTGCGATTTGATAAAAATAAATTGACATATTTTCCGGGGTTTCAGCCTGTCTCTAAAGAGGAGTCTGCCCCAAAAAGTCTGAATTTATTTTTCAGGCAGTCCTTAGGCAGATTTATCCTTTATTATTTAACATTTCTTCGGGCTGCCTTCCTAATTTCTTCTTACTTTTGCCTCAAAATAAATACTATGCTAGTCAAAAAAATAGCCATCGGTTGCGACCACGCAGGATTTCCACATAAAGATGCTGTAAAAACCTTTTTGGAATCCCTGGGCATTGAAGTAACCGATTTCGGAACGAACTCTGCTGATTCCGTCGATTATCCTGATTTCATTCATCCTGTTGCTGAAAAAGTCGAGGCTGGCGAGGTGGATCTCGGGGTCATCATGTGTGGCAGTGGAAACGGAGCAGCCATGACAGCCAATAAACACCAGGGCATAAGAGCCGCGTTATGCTGGAAAAACGAAATCGCTTCTCTCGCCCGACAACACAACGATGCCAATGTGTTGGCCATTCCGGTCAGGTTTGTCAGTGAGGCCACTAGCTTACAAATGGTTCAAATTTTCATATCCACTGCATTTGAGGGCGGACGTCACCAAAGAAGAGTTGATAAAATTTGCCTTTAGTTGGCCAATATTGTTCTTAATATATCTATATTCGCCCTTCTGATTTTTGAACTATTTAATACCAATAAAACATCAATTTTAGCGCAAAATATCAACTGCTATGTATCTATTAATGATAATAATCTTCGTGATCGGTTATACAGCCATCGCGTTAGAACATCCAATAAAAATTAACAAGTCTGCTTCTGCCCTGCTTACCGGGGTTTTGGTATGGACAGCACTGGTTATTGGGAAAGAAACCATTTTAGGAGGAGGAAGCCACGGCTCCGAAGACCTGACTCATGTGATTGACGAGAATCTGCTCCATCATCTAAGTGAGATTGGAAGCATCCTCTTTTTTCTTTTAGGAGCGATGACCATCGTCGAACTCATCGATGCCCACCAGGGATTCAGCGTGGTCACCGACAAGATAAAGACGACCAACAAGGTCAAATTAATGTGGATTCTCTCGCTGATCACCTTCTTTTTTTCCGCAGCCCTCGATAACCTGACCACTTCCATTGTGATGGCGGCTGTTTTGAAAAAACTAATCAAAGACAAACATGACCTTTGGTTCTTTGCCGGAATGATTATCATTGCCGCGAATGCGGGGGGAGCCTGGTCGCCTATTGGTGACGTCACTACCATCATGTTGTGGATTGGAAAACAGATTACAGCAGGCAATGTGGTCAAGGTGGTTTTCCTTCCAAGTATAGCAGCCATTTTGGTGCCCCTGCTTATCATCACTTTTACTTACAAAGGAGATGTGACCCGGCCGGA carries:
- the rpiB gene encoding ribose 5-phosphate isomerase B: MLVKKIAIGCDHAGFPHKDAVKTFLESLGIEVTDFGTNSADSVDYPDFIHPVAEKVEAGEVDLGVIMCGSGNGAAMTANKHQGIRAALCWKNEIASLARQHNDANVLAIPVRFVSEATSLQMVQIFISTAFEGGRHQRRVDKICL
- the nhaD gene encoding sodium:proton antiporter NhaD, with translation MYLLMIIIFVIGYTAIALEHPIKINKSASALLTGVLVWTALVIGKETILGGGSHGSEDLTHVIDENLLHHLSEIGSILFFLLGAMTIVELIDAHQGFSVVTDKIKTTNKVKLMWILSLITFFFSAALDNLTTSIVMAAVLKKLIKDKHDLWFFAGMIIIAANAGGAWSPIGDVTTIMLWIGKQITAGNVVKVVFLPSIAAILVPLLIITFTYKGDVTRPDEDENKDSSPVANWERNLIFFLGVGMLLFVPVFKTLTHLQPFMGILLGVGVLWLVTEIIHRSKNEEHYHHLTVVGTLREVDVPSVLFFLGILLAVAGLQTAGHLQQLSMAMDKAFGNIYIINILIGLLSAVVDNVPLVAGAMGMYDFSTYPTDHKFWELLAYCAGTGGSVLIIGSAAGVAVMGILKIDFIWYLKRISLLALMGYFAGIGVYYLMNG